Proteins found in one Acidimicrobiales bacterium genomic segment:
- a CDS encoding acyl-CoA dehydrogenase family protein yields MAIGPGLHIEDPTDPSLDLTMSEGARPIYDRVRAFIAGEVEPVTMEFHRLGTERTDHWGYHPGQLDILDGLKVKAREVGLWNLFLPDAETGEGLSNLDYAYIASELGKNPLASESLNCSAPDTGNMEVLERVGTPEQKKQWLEPLLNGEIRSAYAMTEPDLASSDAKNIACRAVLDGDEWVINGTKYYISGAGDPRCKVMITMVQTSPDGPPHRRQSQILVPIDTPGVTIDHPMQVFGDDDAPHGHMHITFDDARVPASNMLLGEGRGFEISQLRLGPGRIHHCMRSIGAAERAIEMMCRRGINREAFGKPIAHLGKNMEVIARARIEIEAMRLMVLRAAKAMDTMGNAEARVWISAVKAMVPEKVCQIIDAAIQIHGATGVSQWTPLAGMYTRQRTLRLADGPDEVHHFVVARFELNRYQDGPGEVPTLDATGPVFTGP; encoded by the coding sequence ATGGCAATCGGCCCCGGCCTGCACATAGAGGACCCCACCGACCCCTCGTTGGACCTCACCATGTCCGAGGGGGCACGTCCCATCTACGACCGGGTACGGGCCTTCATCGCCGGCGAGGTGGAACCCGTCACCATGGAATTCCACCGACTCGGAACTGAACGGACGGACCACTGGGGCTACCACCCGGGCCAGCTGGACATCCTCGACGGGCTCAAGGTGAAGGCCCGCGAGGTCGGGCTCTGGAACCTCTTCCTCCCCGACGCCGAGACCGGTGAGGGCCTCTCGAACCTGGACTACGCGTACATAGCCTCCGAACTGGGCAAGAACCCGCTGGCGTCAGAGAGCCTCAACTGTTCGGCCCCCGACACCGGGAACATGGAGGTGCTGGAACGGGTCGGTACGCCGGAGCAGAAGAAGCAGTGGCTGGAGCCGCTGCTGAACGGTGAGATCCGGTCGGCCTACGCCATGACCGAACCCGACCTGGCCTCGTCGGACGCCAAGAACATCGCCTGCCGGGCGGTCCTGGACGGCGACGAGTGGGTCATCAACGGCACCAAGTACTACATCTCGGGAGCCGGTGACCCCCGCTGCAAGGTGATGATCACCATGGTGCAGACCAGCCCCGACGGCCCGCCCCACCGTCGCCAGTCGCAGATCCTCGTCCCCATCGACACTCCCGGGGTCACCATCGACCATCCGATGCAGGTCTTCGGCGACGACGACGCCCCACACGGCCACATGCACATCACGTTCGACGACGCCCGGGTTCCGGCCTCGAACATGCTGCTGGGCGAGGGCCGGGGATTCGAGATCTCGCAACTCCGCCTGGGGCCCGGCCGCATCCACCACTGCATGCGATCCATCGGTGCCGCCGAACGGGCGATCGAGATGATGTGCCGCCGAGGCATCAACCGGGAGGCGTTCGGCAAGCCGATCGCCCACCTGGGCAAGAACATGGAGGTCATCGCCCGGGCCCGGATCGAGATCGAGGCCATGCGCCTCATGGTGCTGAGGGCCGCCAAGGCCATGGACACGATGGGCAATGCTGAGGCCCGGGTGTGGATCAGCGCCGTGAAGGCGATGGTCCCGGAGAAGGTCTGCCAGATAATCGACGCGGCCATCCAGATACACGGCGCCACCGGCGTATCGCAGTGGACGCCGCTGGCCGGCATGTACACCCGCCAGCGCACCCTGCGCCTTGCCGACGGTCCTGACGAGGTGCACCACTTCGTCGTCGCCCGGTTCGAGCTGAACCGCTACCAGGACGGCCCCGGCGAGGTCCCGACACTGGATGCGACCGGCCCGGTCTTCACCGGTCCCTGA
- a CDS encoding MBL fold metallo-hydrolase, translating into MTDEPRARKPASGHARADIAAFAATLPPDDGTDAANVARGFIATRTEPVIQKLVPNPWQPVTWDLSASDFVHGPCPDTVNPSLWRQAGFNAQHGLYEVLDGFYQVRGFDTSSVTFIRGDEGWVVIDPLTTTETATAAYELVTEHLGERPVTAVIYTHSHVDHYGGILGVVDRARVDAGEVPVVAPEGFLHEAVAENVVAAPAMGRRATYQFGMLLPADEQGHVDQGLGKGVPTGSSALVPPTIEITETGQELVLDGVRIEFQLTPESEAPAEMHFYFPDHRALCMAENCTGTMHNVLTLRGALVRDALMWSRYIDEAMDRWGDVTDVVFASHGWPHWGAEAVHGYLTRQRDLYRWLHDEAMRLANRGLTPNEISASIDLPPGLWDDYLCHGYYGTVSHNVRAVYQRYLGFYDGHPSSLDPYEPVEAGKRYLGFMGGMDSLLEKARASYEAGDHRWVAEVLRHAVFADPTCEEARLLQADAFEQLGYRAESGPWRDIYLTGAQELRNGPIDVPAIQRPKEEVLRGMSLQQIFDFLAVRLDGPAVVPLGHLAIDWVLPDVADTVRVELSNGTLHSLPGRVHASPDATVTGDRASLEDMIARGTPFAEVVDAGSATITGDTGRVLDLFGNLNDFPLFWNVIEP; encoded by the coding sequence ATGACCGACGAGCCACGCGCCCGCAAGCCGGCCAGCGGGCACGCCCGGGCCGACATCGCTGCCTTCGCAGCGACCCTGCCACCCGACGACGGCACCGACGCCGCCAACGTGGCCCGGGGCTTCATCGCCACGAGAACCGAACCGGTCATCCAGAAGTTGGTCCCCAACCCCTGGCAGCCCGTCACCTGGGACCTCTCGGCGTCTGACTTCGTGCACGGCCCCTGCCCCGACACCGTCAACCCGTCGCTGTGGCGCCAGGCAGGCTTCAACGCCCAGCACGGCCTATACGAGGTCCTCGACGGCTTCTACCAGGTGCGGGGCTTCGACACCTCCAGCGTCACGTTCATCCGGGGGGACGAGGGGTGGGTGGTCATCGACCCGTTGACCACCACCGAGACGGCCACGGCGGCCTACGAGCTGGTCACCGAGCACCTCGGCGAGCGGCCGGTCACCGCTGTCATCTACACCCACTCCCACGTCGACCACTACGGCGGCATCCTGGGCGTGGTCGACCGGGCCCGCGTAGACGCCGGCGAGGTACCGGTGGTGGCCCCGGAAGGCTTCCTCCACGAGGCGGTCGCCGAGAACGTGGTCGCCGCCCCGGCCATGGGTCGCCGGGCCACCTACCAATTCGGAATGCTCCTGCCGGCCGACGAGCAGGGCCACGTCGACCAGGGCCTGGGCAAGGGGGTACCCACCGGCTCCTCGGCCCTGGTACCCCCGACCATCGAGATCACCGAGACCGGACAGGAGCTGGTGCTGGACGGCGTCCGGATCGAGTTCCAGCTCACCCCGGAGTCCGAGGCGCCGGCCGAGATGCACTTCTACTTCCCGGACCACCGTGCCCTTTGCATGGCCGAGAACTGCACCGGCACCATGCACAACGTGCTCACCCTGCGCGGCGCGCTGGTGCGCGACGCCCTCATGTGGAGCCGCTACATCGACGAGGCCATGGACCGCTGGGGCGACGTCACCGACGTGGTGTTCGCCAGCCACGGCTGGCCCCACTGGGGCGCCGAGGCGGTCCACGGCTACCTCACCCGCCAACGGGACCTCTACCGCTGGCTCCACGACGAGGCCATGCGGTTGGCCAACAGGGGCCTGACGCCGAACGAGATATCGGCCTCCATCGACCTGCCACCCGGCCTCTGGGACGACTACCTCTGCCACGGCTACTACGGCACTGTCAGCCACAACGTCCGGGCCGTGTACCAGCGGTACCTCGGCTTCTACGACGGGCACCCGTCCAGCCTCGACCCCTACGAGCCGGTCGAGGCTGGGAAGCGCTACCTCGGCTTCATGGGTGGGATGGACAGCCTCCTGGAAAAGGCCCGGGCCTCGTACGAGGCCGGCGACCACCGCTGGGTGGCCGAGGTGCTCCGCCACGCCGTGTTCGCCGACCCGACGTGCGAAGAGGCCCGCCTGCTCCAAGCCGATGCCTTCGAACAGCTGGGCTACCGGGCCGAGTCCGGCCCGTGGCGCGACATCTACCTGACCGGCGCCCAGGAACTCCGGAACGGGCCCATCGACGTCCCAGCCATCCAGCGCCCCAAGGAGGAGGTGCTCCGGGGCATGAGCCTCCAGCAGATCTTCGACTTCCTGGCCGTCCGCCTCGACGGTCCTGCCGTAGTGCCACTGGGCCACCTGGCGATCGACTGGGTCCTCCCCGACGTCGCCGACACCGTCCGGGTAGAGCTCTCCAACGGAACGCTGCACTCGCTCCCGGGCCGGGTCCACGCCTCGCCGGACGCCACGGTCACCGGGGACCGGGCGTCGCTCGAGGACATGATCGCCCGCGGCACCCCGTTCGCAGAGGTGGTGGATGCCGGATCGGCCACCATCACGGGCGACACCGGGCGGGTACTGGACCTCTTCGGGAACCTGAACGACTTCCCGCTCTTCTGGAACGTAATCGAGCCGTAG